A DNA window from Betta splendens chromosome 6, fBetSpl5.4, whole genome shotgun sequence contains the following coding sequences:
- the LOC114857310 gene encoding bromodomain-containing protein 1-like isoform X1, which produces MKKKARNQRLSMLKRESSPIKPSPNRETLTYAQAQRMVELEVDGRVHRLSIYDKLDVISDDDPTAQEIMECNSNKENNEKPQQVLVRSVRLKNNQQKKNAALIASHGGSGTHSSTSGLLEPKVKIVEYNLPVVPKRPVPYYKYTEKMAEDLDEEVEYDMDEEDYAWLENINEKRKSEGISQVSHNLFEFLMDRFEKESYLATQGQSDMQSLVDEDAVCCICMDGDGADSNVILFCDSCNIAVHQECYGVPYIPEGQWLCRHCLQCPSRPAECVFCPNRGGALKKTDDERWGHVACALWVPEVGFSDTVFIEPIDGIRNIPPARWKLTCYLCKEKGVGACIQCDKINCYTAFHVSCAQKAGLYMKMEPVKEVTSSGAATFSVKKTAYCCSHTPDGCDRWPLNIYEEPHRKNGACHKRTDKRGKARARSCQKKKSKRVEPASEPEPEANTNSGPSITASSFDTILNQVAVQRKRPFVERVLSYWVLKRQSRNNVPLIRRLQATPQPPKAKQMDRVETNQALKEQLKEWHRLRHDLERARLLLELIRKREKLKREEMKLQQSVLEVQLTPFNILLRAVLSQLQEKDQYSIFAQPVSIKEVPDYLDHIKHPMDYSTMRKRIDAHNYRSLEEFEADFNLIISNCMTYNAKDTFFYKAAQRMQDHGGSILRRARREAERIGFDFPSGLHQHEAPKLEAPPPFSWDDVDRLLTPAYRQLTPLEDQLKELLEKLDLSTAMKHSPSRSKRLKLLKKTIMEVRSEISLKQSLPTPPPTSPESSSTPESEEKPVLDPPAEPCTPQEKNSLHPPSLDLLNAPLNNVSGSSELPPVTPTTPSADQTPMELDGDTSTSVPHVTSDGHTPNPLLFNGDLATETSSTCNRRTNILFRKSKSASPQKPAKAQEVPAGSPPPLGAKTFLSVVIPRLETLLLPKKRTRSSSADGEEDEGTPVKRLGTGMPNGFVMEKKETSPPPRLLEPRRRCASESSISSSGSVLCGSSTVIVNKSGKGRPAAARRSTVDDKSTLMTCVENGEFTKAAKISTEVWKPTAASPFVLEPLKLVWAKCSGFPSFPALIVDPTPRRMPCQHNGVEVPQPPRDVLRLGERMQFRSAEKLFLVHFFDSKRSWQWLPKGKLAPFGVNQTVDRLKLTEARTFHVRKAVRLAFDRAMNHMNRVTGKLEPRADLTL; this is translated from the exons ATGAAGAAAAAAGCTCGAAATCAGCGTCTGTCAATGCTGAAAAGGGAGTCGTCTCCCATCAAGCCGTCTCCCAACCGAGAGACCTTGACGTACGCACAGGCTCAGAGGATGGTGGAACTAGAGGTGGACGGCCGCGTGCACCGGCTGAGCATCTATGACAAACTGGACGTTATATCTGATGATGACCCCACGGCTCAGGAGATCATGGAGTGCAACAGCAACAAGGAGAACAACGAGAAGCCCCAGCAGGTCCTGGTGCGCTCTGTGCGCCTTAAAAACAATCAACAGAAGAAGAACGCAGCACTCATAGCCTCACACGGAGGCAGCGGCACTCATAGTAGTACCAGTGGCCTGTTGGAGCCAAAGGTTAAAATAGTTGAATACAATCTGCCGGTAGTTCCGAAGAGGCCGGTGCCGTATTACAAATACACAGAGAAGATGGCAGAGGACCTAGATGAGGAGGTGGAATATGACATGGACGAGGAAGACTATGCCTGGCTAGAAAACATCAACGAGAAGAGGAAGAGCGAGGGCATCAGTCAGGTGTCGCACAACCTGTTTGAGTTTCTCATGGACCGCTTTGAGAAAGAATCCTATTTAGCCACTCAGGGTCAGAGCGACATGCAGTCACTGGTGGATGAGGATGCTGTTTGCTGCATCTGCATGGACGGAGATGGTGCAGACAGTAACGTCATCCTCTTCTGTGACTCCTGCAACATTGCTGTTCATCAGGAGTGCTACGGTGTTCCTTACATCCCAGAGGGCCAGTGGTTGTGTCGTCACTGCCTTCAGTGTCCGTCACGACCGGCTGAGTGTGTCTTCTGCCCTAATAGAGGTGGAGCTCTGAAGAAGACGGACGATGAGCGCTGGGGCCATGTAGCGTGTGCTCTGTGGGTCCCTGAGGTTGGCTTCTCTGACACGGTTTTTATCGAGCCCATTGATGGCATTCGTAATATCCCACCAGCACGATGGAAGCTCACTTGCTACCTGTGCAAGGAGAAAGGCGTGGGCGCGTGCATCCAGTGTGACAAAATCAACTGTTACACCGCCTTCCACGTCAGCTGCGCTCAGAAAGCTGGTCTCTACATGAAGATGGAGCCTGTCAAAGAGGTAACATCGTCCGGTGCCGCCACCTTCTCTGTGAAAAAGACGGCCTactgctgcagccacacgcCGGATGGTTGCGACCGCTGGCCACTCAACATCTACGAGGAACCACATCGGAAAAATGGAGCCTGCCACAAGAGGACCGACAAGAGGGGGAAGGCCCGGGCCAGAAGTtgtcagaagaagaagagtaaGAGAGTGGAGCCTgcttcagaaccagaacctgaggcaAACACCAACTCTGGGCCCAGCATCACTGCTTCAAG CTTCGATACCATTCTGAACCAGGTGGCAGTTCAAAGGAAGCGTCCATTCGTCGAGCGAGTGCTGAGCTACTGGGTTCTGAAGAGGCAGTCGAGGAACAACGTGCCGCTCATCCGCCGGTTGCAGGCGACCCCTCAGCCGCCCAAAGCCAAGCAGATG GACCGTGTGGAGACAAACCAGGCACTGAAAGAACAGCTGAAGGAGTGGCATCGTCTTCGCCATGACCTGGAGCGAGCTCGTCTTCTTCTAGAGCTCATCAGGAAAAGAGAGAAGCTGAAGAGGGAGGAG ATGAAGCTGCAACAGTCGGTGCTGGAGGTACAGCTGACCCCATTCAATATTCTGCTGAGAGCTGTGCTCAGTCAGCTACAGGAAAAGGACCAGTATAGCATCTTTGCTCAGCCTGTCAGCATCAAGGAG GTTCCTGATTATCTGGACCACATCAAACACCCAATGGACTATTCTACCATGAGAAAACGCATTGACGCTCATAATTATAGAAGCCTGGAGGAGTTTGAAGCCGACTTCAACCTCATAATTTCCAACTGCATGACCTACAACGCCAAGGACACATTCTTCTACAAGGCAGCTCAACGGATGCAGGACCACGGAGGATCCATCCTCCGCAGGGCCCGTCGCGAGGCTGAGAGGATAGGCTTTGACTTCCCCAGCGGGCTGCATCAGCACGAAGCCCCAAAGTTGGAGGCCCCTCCCCCCTTCTCTTGGGACGATG TGGACCGCCTGCTGACCCCCGCCTACCGCCAGCTAACCCCTCTCGAGGatcagctgaaggagctgctggaaaagCTGGACCTGAGCACCGCTATGAAGCACAGCCCCTCGCGCAGCAAAAGGCTCAAGCTGCTTAAGAAAACCATCATGGAGGTCCGCAGTGAGATTAGCCTGAAGCAGTCCCTCCCAACACCACCGCCCACATCGCCAGAGTCCAGCTCGACCCCAGAGTCGGAAGAGAAGCCAGTACTCGACCCTCCAGCAGAGCCCTGTACTCCACAAGAGAAGAACTCCTTACATCCACCATCCTTAGATCTACTAAATGCACCGCTCAACAACGTATCCGGCAGCTCAGAACTGCCCCCTGTAACGCCCACCACACCCAGCGCAGACCAGACTCCCATGGAGCTTGATGGTGACACGTCTACCTCAGTACCCCACGTCACCTCGGATGGTCACACCCCGAACCCACTGCTTTTTAACGGAGACCTCGCCACTGAAACCTCTAGCACCTGCAACCGACGAACAAACATCCTCTTCCGCAAGTCCAAGAGTGCCAGCCCACAGAAACCAGCCAAGGCCCAGGAGGTCCCCGCAGGTTCACCGCCCCCCCTCGGGGCCAAGACCTTCCTATCGGTGGTGATCCCTCGGTTGGAGACGCTTCTTCTGCCGAAGAAAAGaacccgcagcagcagcgccgatggtgaggaggacgagggaacGCCAGTAAAGCGACTTGGCACAG GGATGCCAAATGGTTTTGTGATGGAGAAGAAGGAAACCTCACCGCCACCTCGCCTGCTGGAGCCTCGCCGCCGCTGTGCCTCGGAGTCAAGCATCTCTTCCAGTGGAAGTGTTCTGTGTGGCTCAAG CACTGTCATAGTGAATAAAAGTGGTAAAGGGCGACCGGCAGCTGCTCGACGGAGCACTGTGGACGACAAAAGCACCCTGATGACCTGTGTAGAGAACGGGGAGTTCACGAAAGCTGCTAAGATCTCCACAG AGGTGTGGAAGCCCACCGCTGCTTCTCCATTTGTTCTGGAGCCTCTTAAACTAGTATGGGCTAAATGTAGTGGAtttccctccttccctgcccTG ATTGTGGACCCCACACCGCGGAGGATGCCGTGTCAGCACAACGGGGTGGAGGTTCCCCAGCCGCCACGGGACGTTCTCAGACTCGGAGAGCGGATGCAGTTCAGGTCCGCAGAGAAACTCTTCCTCGTCCACTTCTTCGACAGCAAGCGCAGCTG gcaATGGCTTCCTAAGGGCAAGTTGGCTCCTTTTGGTGTCAACCAGACGGTGGACAGGCTCAAGCTGACGGAGGCTCGCACCTTCCATGTCCGAAAAGCTGTGCGGCTCGCCTTCGACAGAGCCATGAACCACATGAACCGTGTCACTGGCAAACTGGAGCCGCGCGCAGACCTCACACTCTGA
- the LOC114857310 gene encoding bromodomain-containing protein 1-like isoform X2, with translation MKKKARNQRLSMLKRESSPIKPSPNRETLTYAQAQRMVELEVDGRVHRLSIYDKLDVISDDDPTAQEIMECNSNKENNEKPQQVLVRSVRLKNNQQKKNAALIASHGGSGTHSSTSGLLEPKVKIVEYNLPVVPKRPVPYYKYTEKMAEDLDEEVEYDMDEEDYAWLENINEKRKSEGISQVSHNLFEFLMDRFEKESYLATQGQSDMQSLVDEDAVCCICMDGDGADSNVILFCDSCNIAVHQECYGVPYIPEGQWLCRHCLQCPSRPAECVFCPNRGGALKKTDDERWGHVACALWVPEVGFSDTVFIEPIDGIRNIPPARWKLTCYLCKEKGVGACIQCDKINCYTAFHVSCAQKAGLYMKMEPVKEVTSSGAATFSVKKTAYCCSHTPDGCDRWPLNIYEEPHRKNGACHKRTDKRGKARARSCQKKKSKRVEPASEPEPEANTNSGPSITASSFDTILNQVAVQRKRPFVERVLSYWVLKRQSRNNVPLIRRLQATPQPPKAKQMDRVETNQALKEQLKEWHRLRHDLERARLLLELIRKREKLKREEMKLQQSVLEVQLTPFNILLRAVLSQLQEKDQYSIFAQPVSIKEVPDYLDHIKHPMDYSTMRKRIDAHNYRSLEEFEADFNLIISNCMTYNAKDTFFYKAAQRMQDHGGSILRRARREAERIGFDFPSGLHQHEAPKLEAPPPFSWDDVDRLLTPAYRQLTPLEDQLKELLEKLDLSTAMKHSPSRSKRLKLLKKTIMEVRSEISLKQSLPTPPPTSPESSSTPESEEKPVLDPPAEPCTPQEKNSLHPPSLDLLNAPLNNVSGSSELPPVTPTTPSADQTPMELDGDTSTSVPHVTSDGHTPNPLLFNGDLATETSSTCNRRTNILFRKSKSASPQKPAKAQEVPAGSPPPLGAKTFLSVVIPRLETLLLPKKRTRSSSADGEEDEGTPVKRLGTGMPNGFVMEKKETSPPPRLLEPRRRCASESSISSSGSVLCGSSTVIVNKSGKGRPAAARRSTVDDKSTLMTCVENGEFTKAAKISTDCGPHTAEDAVSAQRGGGSPAATGRSQTRRADAVQVRRETLPRPLLRQQAQLAMAS, from the exons ATGAAGAAAAAAGCTCGAAATCAGCGTCTGTCAATGCTGAAAAGGGAGTCGTCTCCCATCAAGCCGTCTCCCAACCGAGAGACCTTGACGTACGCACAGGCTCAGAGGATGGTGGAACTAGAGGTGGACGGCCGCGTGCACCGGCTGAGCATCTATGACAAACTGGACGTTATATCTGATGATGACCCCACGGCTCAGGAGATCATGGAGTGCAACAGCAACAAGGAGAACAACGAGAAGCCCCAGCAGGTCCTGGTGCGCTCTGTGCGCCTTAAAAACAATCAACAGAAGAAGAACGCAGCACTCATAGCCTCACACGGAGGCAGCGGCACTCATAGTAGTACCAGTGGCCTGTTGGAGCCAAAGGTTAAAATAGTTGAATACAATCTGCCGGTAGTTCCGAAGAGGCCGGTGCCGTATTACAAATACACAGAGAAGATGGCAGAGGACCTAGATGAGGAGGTGGAATATGACATGGACGAGGAAGACTATGCCTGGCTAGAAAACATCAACGAGAAGAGGAAGAGCGAGGGCATCAGTCAGGTGTCGCACAACCTGTTTGAGTTTCTCATGGACCGCTTTGAGAAAGAATCCTATTTAGCCACTCAGGGTCAGAGCGACATGCAGTCACTGGTGGATGAGGATGCTGTTTGCTGCATCTGCATGGACGGAGATGGTGCAGACAGTAACGTCATCCTCTTCTGTGACTCCTGCAACATTGCTGTTCATCAGGAGTGCTACGGTGTTCCTTACATCCCAGAGGGCCAGTGGTTGTGTCGTCACTGCCTTCAGTGTCCGTCACGACCGGCTGAGTGTGTCTTCTGCCCTAATAGAGGTGGAGCTCTGAAGAAGACGGACGATGAGCGCTGGGGCCATGTAGCGTGTGCTCTGTGGGTCCCTGAGGTTGGCTTCTCTGACACGGTTTTTATCGAGCCCATTGATGGCATTCGTAATATCCCACCAGCACGATGGAAGCTCACTTGCTACCTGTGCAAGGAGAAAGGCGTGGGCGCGTGCATCCAGTGTGACAAAATCAACTGTTACACCGCCTTCCACGTCAGCTGCGCTCAGAAAGCTGGTCTCTACATGAAGATGGAGCCTGTCAAAGAGGTAACATCGTCCGGTGCCGCCACCTTCTCTGTGAAAAAGACGGCCTactgctgcagccacacgcCGGATGGTTGCGACCGCTGGCCACTCAACATCTACGAGGAACCACATCGGAAAAATGGAGCCTGCCACAAGAGGACCGACAAGAGGGGGAAGGCCCGGGCCAGAAGTtgtcagaagaagaagagtaaGAGAGTGGAGCCTgcttcagaaccagaacctgaggcaAACACCAACTCTGGGCCCAGCATCACTGCTTCAAG CTTCGATACCATTCTGAACCAGGTGGCAGTTCAAAGGAAGCGTCCATTCGTCGAGCGAGTGCTGAGCTACTGGGTTCTGAAGAGGCAGTCGAGGAACAACGTGCCGCTCATCCGCCGGTTGCAGGCGACCCCTCAGCCGCCCAAAGCCAAGCAGATG GACCGTGTGGAGACAAACCAGGCACTGAAAGAACAGCTGAAGGAGTGGCATCGTCTTCGCCATGACCTGGAGCGAGCTCGTCTTCTTCTAGAGCTCATCAGGAAAAGAGAGAAGCTGAAGAGGGAGGAG ATGAAGCTGCAACAGTCGGTGCTGGAGGTACAGCTGACCCCATTCAATATTCTGCTGAGAGCTGTGCTCAGTCAGCTACAGGAAAAGGACCAGTATAGCATCTTTGCTCAGCCTGTCAGCATCAAGGAG GTTCCTGATTATCTGGACCACATCAAACACCCAATGGACTATTCTACCATGAGAAAACGCATTGACGCTCATAATTATAGAAGCCTGGAGGAGTTTGAAGCCGACTTCAACCTCATAATTTCCAACTGCATGACCTACAACGCCAAGGACACATTCTTCTACAAGGCAGCTCAACGGATGCAGGACCACGGAGGATCCATCCTCCGCAGGGCCCGTCGCGAGGCTGAGAGGATAGGCTTTGACTTCCCCAGCGGGCTGCATCAGCACGAAGCCCCAAAGTTGGAGGCCCCTCCCCCCTTCTCTTGGGACGATG TGGACCGCCTGCTGACCCCCGCCTACCGCCAGCTAACCCCTCTCGAGGatcagctgaaggagctgctggaaaagCTGGACCTGAGCACCGCTATGAAGCACAGCCCCTCGCGCAGCAAAAGGCTCAAGCTGCTTAAGAAAACCATCATGGAGGTCCGCAGTGAGATTAGCCTGAAGCAGTCCCTCCCAACACCACCGCCCACATCGCCAGAGTCCAGCTCGACCCCAGAGTCGGAAGAGAAGCCAGTACTCGACCCTCCAGCAGAGCCCTGTACTCCACAAGAGAAGAACTCCTTACATCCACCATCCTTAGATCTACTAAATGCACCGCTCAACAACGTATCCGGCAGCTCAGAACTGCCCCCTGTAACGCCCACCACACCCAGCGCAGACCAGACTCCCATGGAGCTTGATGGTGACACGTCTACCTCAGTACCCCACGTCACCTCGGATGGTCACACCCCGAACCCACTGCTTTTTAACGGAGACCTCGCCACTGAAACCTCTAGCACCTGCAACCGACGAACAAACATCCTCTTCCGCAAGTCCAAGAGTGCCAGCCCACAGAAACCAGCCAAGGCCCAGGAGGTCCCCGCAGGTTCACCGCCCCCCCTCGGGGCCAAGACCTTCCTATCGGTGGTGATCCCTCGGTTGGAGACGCTTCTTCTGCCGAAGAAAAGaacccgcagcagcagcgccgatggtgaggaggacgagggaacGCCAGTAAAGCGACTTGGCACAG GGATGCCAAATGGTTTTGTGATGGAGAAGAAGGAAACCTCACCGCCACCTCGCCTGCTGGAGCCTCGCCGCCGCTGTGCCTCGGAGTCAAGCATCTCTTCCAGTGGAAGTGTTCTGTGTGGCTCAAG CACTGTCATAGTGAATAAAAGTGGTAAAGGGCGACCGGCAGCTGCTCGACGGAGCACTGTGGACGACAAAAGCACCCTGATGACCTGTGTAGAGAACGGGGAGTTCACGAAAGCTGCTAAGATCTCCACAG ATTGTGGACCCCACACCGCGGAGGATGCCGTGTCAGCACAACGGGGTGGAGGTTCCCCAGCCGCCACGGGACGTTCTCAGACTCGGAGAGCGGATGCAGTTCAGGTCCGCAGAGAAACTCTTCCTCGTCCACTTCTTCGACAGCAAGCGCAGCTG gcaATGGCTTCCTAA
- the LOC114857310 gene encoding bromodomain-containing protein 1-like isoform X3, translating into MKKKARNQRLSMLKRESSPIKPSPNRETLTYAQAQRMVELEVDGRVHRLSIYDKLDVISDDDPTAQEIMECNSNKENNEKPQQVLVRSVRLKNNQQKKNAALIASHGGSGTHSSTSGLLEPKVKIVEYNLPVVPKRPVPYYKYTEKMAEDLDEEVEYDMDEEDYAWLENINEKRKSEGISQVSHNLFEFLMDRFEKESYLATQGQSDMQSLVDEDAVCCICMDGDGADSNVILFCDSCNIAVHQECYGVPYIPEGQWLCRHCLQCPSRPAECVFCPNRGGALKKTDDERWGHVACALWVPEVGFSDTVFIEPIDGIRNIPPARWKLTCYLCKEKGVGACIQCDKINCYTAFHVSCAQKAGLYMKMEPVKEVTSSGAATFSVKKTAYCCSHTPDGCDRWPLNIYEEPHRKNGACHKRTDKRGKARARSCQKKKSKRVEPASEPEPEANTNSGPSITASSFDTILNQVAVQRKRPFVERVLSYWVLKRQSRNNVPLIRRLQATPQPPKAKQMDRVETNQALKEQLKEWHRLRHDLERARLLLELIRKREKLKREEMKLQQSVLEVQLTPFNILLRAVLSQLQEKDQYSIFAQPVSIKEVPDYLDHIKHPMDYSTMRKRIDAHNYRSLEEFEADFNLIISNCMTYNAKDTFFYKAAQRMQDHGGSILRRARREAERIGFDFPSGLHQHEAPKLEAPPPFSWDDVDRLLTPAYRQLTPLEDQLKELLEKLDLSTAMKHSPSRSKRLKLLKKTIMEVRSEISLKQSLPTPPPTSPESSSTPESEEKPVLDPPAEPCTPQEKNSLHPPSLDLLNAPLNNVSGSSELPPVTPTTPSADQTPMELDGDTSTSVPHVTSDGHTPNPLLFNGDLATETSSTCNRRTNILFRKSKSASPQKPAKAQEVPAGSPPPLGAKTFLSVVIPRLETLLLPKKRTRSSSADGEEDEGTPVKRLGTGMPNGFVMEKKETSPPPRLLEPRRRCASESSISSSGSVLCGSSTVIVNKSGKGRPAAARRSTVDDKSTLMTCVENGEFTKAAKISTEVWKPTAASPFVLEPLKLVWAKCSGFPSFPALVL; encoded by the exons ATGAAGAAAAAAGCTCGAAATCAGCGTCTGTCAATGCTGAAAAGGGAGTCGTCTCCCATCAAGCCGTCTCCCAACCGAGAGACCTTGACGTACGCACAGGCTCAGAGGATGGTGGAACTAGAGGTGGACGGCCGCGTGCACCGGCTGAGCATCTATGACAAACTGGACGTTATATCTGATGATGACCCCACGGCTCAGGAGATCATGGAGTGCAACAGCAACAAGGAGAACAACGAGAAGCCCCAGCAGGTCCTGGTGCGCTCTGTGCGCCTTAAAAACAATCAACAGAAGAAGAACGCAGCACTCATAGCCTCACACGGAGGCAGCGGCACTCATAGTAGTACCAGTGGCCTGTTGGAGCCAAAGGTTAAAATAGTTGAATACAATCTGCCGGTAGTTCCGAAGAGGCCGGTGCCGTATTACAAATACACAGAGAAGATGGCAGAGGACCTAGATGAGGAGGTGGAATATGACATGGACGAGGAAGACTATGCCTGGCTAGAAAACATCAACGAGAAGAGGAAGAGCGAGGGCATCAGTCAGGTGTCGCACAACCTGTTTGAGTTTCTCATGGACCGCTTTGAGAAAGAATCCTATTTAGCCACTCAGGGTCAGAGCGACATGCAGTCACTGGTGGATGAGGATGCTGTTTGCTGCATCTGCATGGACGGAGATGGTGCAGACAGTAACGTCATCCTCTTCTGTGACTCCTGCAACATTGCTGTTCATCAGGAGTGCTACGGTGTTCCTTACATCCCAGAGGGCCAGTGGTTGTGTCGTCACTGCCTTCAGTGTCCGTCACGACCGGCTGAGTGTGTCTTCTGCCCTAATAGAGGTGGAGCTCTGAAGAAGACGGACGATGAGCGCTGGGGCCATGTAGCGTGTGCTCTGTGGGTCCCTGAGGTTGGCTTCTCTGACACGGTTTTTATCGAGCCCATTGATGGCATTCGTAATATCCCACCAGCACGATGGAAGCTCACTTGCTACCTGTGCAAGGAGAAAGGCGTGGGCGCGTGCATCCAGTGTGACAAAATCAACTGTTACACCGCCTTCCACGTCAGCTGCGCTCAGAAAGCTGGTCTCTACATGAAGATGGAGCCTGTCAAAGAGGTAACATCGTCCGGTGCCGCCACCTTCTCTGTGAAAAAGACGGCCTactgctgcagccacacgcCGGATGGTTGCGACCGCTGGCCACTCAACATCTACGAGGAACCACATCGGAAAAATGGAGCCTGCCACAAGAGGACCGACAAGAGGGGGAAGGCCCGGGCCAGAAGTtgtcagaagaagaagagtaaGAGAGTGGAGCCTgcttcagaaccagaacctgaggcaAACACCAACTCTGGGCCCAGCATCACTGCTTCAAG CTTCGATACCATTCTGAACCAGGTGGCAGTTCAAAGGAAGCGTCCATTCGTCGAGCGAGTGCTGAGCTACTGGGTTCTGAAGAGGCAGTCGAGGAACAACGTGCCGCTCATCCGCCGGTTGCAGGCGACCCCTCAGCCGCCCAAAGCCAAGCAGATG GACCGTGTGGAGACAAACCAGGCACTGAAAGAACAGCTGAAGGAGTGGCATCGTCTTCGCCATGACCTGGAGCGAGCTCGTCTTCTTCTAGAGCTCATCAGGAAAAGAGAGAAGCTGAAGAGGGAGGAG ATGAAGCTGCAACAGTCGGTGCTGGAGGTACAGCTGACCCCATTCAATATTCTGCTGAGAGCTGTGCTCAGTCAGCTACAGGAAAAGGACCAGTATAGCATCTTTGCTCAGCCTGTCAGCATCAAGGAG GTTCCTGATTATCTGGACCACATCAAACACCCAATGGACTATTCTACCATGAGAAAACGCATTGACGCTCATAATTATAGAAGCCTGGAGGAGTTTGAAGCCGACTTCAACCTCATAATTTCCAACTGCATGACCTACAACGCCAAGGACACATTCTTCTACAAGGCAGCTCAACGGATGCAGGACCACGGAGGATCCATCCTCCGCAGGGCCCGTCGCGAGGCTGAGAGGATAGGCTTTGACTTCCCCAGCGGGCTGCATCAGCACGAAGCCCCAAAGTTGGAGGCCCCTCCCCCCTTCTCTTGGGACGATG TGGACCGCCTGCTGACCCCCGCCTACCGCCAGCTAACCCCTCTCGAGGatcagctgaaggagctgctggaaaagCTGGACCTGAGCACCGCTATGAAGCACAGCCCCTCGCGCAGCAAAAGGCTCAAGCTGCTTAAGAAAACCATCATGGAGGTCCGCAGTGAGATTAGCCTGAAGCAGTCCCTCCCAACACCACCGCCCACATCGCCAGAGTCCAGCTCGACCCCAGAGTCGGAAGAGAAGCCAGTACTCGACCCTCCAGCAGAGCCCTGTACTCCACAAGAGAAGAACTCCTTACATCCACCATCCTTAGATCTACTAAATGCACCGCTCAACAACGTATCCGGCAGCTCAGAACTGCCCCCTGTAACGCCCACCACACCCAGCGCAGACCAGACTCCCATGGAGCTTGATGGTGACACGTCTACCTCAGTACCCCACGTCACCTCGGATGGTCACACCCCGAACCCACTGCTTTTTAACGGAGACCTCGCCACTGAAACCTCTAGCACCTGCAACCGACGAACAAACATCCTCTTCCGCAAGTCCAAGAGTGCCAGCCCACAGAAACCAGCCAAGGCCCAGGAGGTCCCCGCAGGTTCACCGCCCCCCCTCGGGGCCAAGACCTTCCTATCGGTGGTGATCCCTCGGTTGGAGACGCTTCTTCTGCCGAAGAAAAGaacccgcagcagcagcgccgatggtgaggaggacgagggaacGCCAGTAAAGCGACTTGGCACAG GGATGCCAAATGGTTTTGTGATGGAGAAGAAGGAAACCTCACCGCCACCTCGCCTGCTGGAGCCTCGCCGCCGCTGTGCCTCGGAGTCAAGCATCTCTTCCAGTGGAAGTGTTCTGTGTGGCTCAAG CACTGTCATAGTGAATAAAAGTGGTAAAGGGCGACCGGCAGCTGCTCGACGGAGCACTGTGGACGACAAAAGCACCCTGATGACCTGTGTAGAGAACGGGGAGTTCACGAAAGCTGCTAAGATCTCCACAG AGGTGTGGAAGCCCACCGCTGCTTCTCCATTTGTTCTGGAGCCTCTTAAACTAGTATGGGCTAAATGTAGTGGAtttccctccttccctgcccTG GTACTTTGA
- the ftsj1 gene encoding putative tRNA (cytidine(32)/guanosine(34)-2'-O)-methyltransferase, producing MGRSSKDKRDIYYRLAKEEGWRARSAFKLLQLDDEFDLFKGVNRAVDLCAAPGSWSQVLSRKLRGQEEKGEEVKIVAVDLQAMAPLPGVTQIQGDITKVSTAQEIIRHFEGKPADLVVCDGAPDVTGLHDVDEYIQAQLLLAALNITTHVLKGGGTFVAKIFRGKDVTLLYSQLKIFFSGVTCAKPRSSRNSSIEAFVVCQNYSPPEGYVPNMSNPLLDHSYNVDFNQLEGPNRVIVPFLACGDLSAFDSDKNYPLQLDADKQYQYTPPTQPPICPPYQQACHLRKNNLLSREDASSICPSQSQDEPGPT from the exons ATGGGTCGCTCATCCAAAGACAAGCGGGACATTTACTACCGTCTGGCTAAAGAGGAGGGCTGGAGGGCGAGGAGCGCcttcaagctgctgcagctcgacGACGAGTTCGACCTGTTCAAAG GCGTGAACAGAGCGGTGGATTTGTGCGCTGCTCCTGGCAGCTGGAGTCAGGTCCTTAGTCGCAAACTCAG AGgtcaggaggagaagggggaggaggtaAAGATTGTGGCGGTGGACCTGCAGGCCATGGCACCTCTGCCTGGAGTCACCCAGATCCAGGGAGACATCACTAAG GTGTCAACAGCACAGGAGATCATACGTCACTTTGAGGGGAAGCCGGCCGACCTGGTGGTGTGTGATGGAGCTCCAGATG TTACTGGGCTCCATGATGTGGACGAGTACATCCAGGCTCAGCTGCTATTGGCT GCTCTGAACATCACCACACACGTCCTCAAAGGTGGAGGAACGTTTGTCGCCAAG ATCTTCAGGGGTAAGGATGTGACGCTGCTGTACTCTCAGCTGAAGATCTTCTTCAGTGGTGTGACTTGCGCCAAACCTCGCAGCAGCAGAAATTCCAGCATCG AGGCGTTTGTCGTGTGTCAGAACTACTCTCCTCCTGAAGGTTACGTCCCCAACATGTCCAACCCACTGCTGGACCActcctaca ATGTGGACTTTAACCAGTTAGAGGGTCCGAACCGTGTCATTGTTCCGTTCCTGGCGTGTGGGGACCTCAGTGCCTTCGATTCAGACAAAAACTACCCACTGCAG CTGGATGCAGATAAACAGTACCAGTACACCCCTCCCACCCAGCCACCTATCTGCCCCCCCTACCAGCAGGCCTGCCACCTTCGCAAAAACAACCTGCTGTCACGAGAGGACGCTTCGTCTATTTGTCCCAGCCAGAGTCAGGATGAGCCAGGGCCCACCTGA